One Nicotiana tomentosiformis chromosome 4, ASM39032v3, whole genome shotgun sequence genomic window carries:
- the LOC104100722 gene encoding NAD(P)H-quinone oxidoreductase subunit M, chloroplastic, with the protein MAATSTYMASTHFSMLGYWTTKGNKQLKRRNFLSVSAQQTEVEEVKVEKDEEKKEEKQEEQAMKQPRPVEPQINVKSKNMSREYGGQWLSSATRHVRIYAAYIDPETFAFDQTQMDKLTLILDPTDEFVWTDDTCTKVYSYFQELVDHYEGAPLTEYTLRLIGSDIEHYIRKLLYTGEIQYNMNAKVLNFSMGKPRVGFNYNGQMEDVNQ; encoded by the exons ATGGCAGCAACTTCAACATACATGGCTTCAACTCATTTCAGCATGTTAGGTTATTGGACAACAAAGGGAAACAAACAACTCAAAAGAAGAAACTTTTTATCAGTTTCAGCACAGCAAACAGAAGTTGAAGAAGTAAAAGTagaaaaagatgaagaaaagaaagaagaaaaacaagaagaaCAAGCAATGAAACAGCCAAGGCCAGTGGAACCACAGATAAATGTGAAGAGCAAGAACATGAGCAGAGAATATGGAGGACAGTGGCTAAGTTCTGCTACTAGACATGTTAGAATATATGCAGCTTATATTGATCCTGAAACTTTTGCTTTTGACCAAACACAAATGGATAAACTTACACTTATCCTTGACCCTACTGATGAATTTGTTTGGACTGATGATACTTGCACCAAGGTCTACTCTTACTTCCAAGAACTCGTTGATCATTATGAG GGAGCTCCATTGACGGAATACACGCTTCGCCTGATCGGTTCAGACATAGAGCACTACATAAGAAAGCTTCTATATACTGGAGAAATCCAATACAACATGAATGCAAAAGTTCTTAACTTCAGCATGGGGAAACCAAGAGTTGGGTTCAATTACAATGGCCAAATGGAAGATGTAAACCAGTAA
- the LOC104100723 gene encoding uncharacterized protein isoform X2 yields MGKAGMQDWDLMYDLCCLNKKKKKHDREGTGLGDHKALERCVLVDQDNAKLSTKEADVGAAYNRENSSCSDVEADPQYMTFLANAKPDGTSYVLKASDQNGLPVFLKYEKGDGSDDEHEYDGVEKDQNSVREKYKLGSSKALNTSARKNRNTSVVEKQNMKDEILSQKQRREDRDLVNRKHSTDVKIVPGKEQKTQNGSKFMDVRIKTEPNEDSDSLKEEIPQSEVEIVQNVDAELGMGSSSNPFVFPVEHCENLEDPSQPISNPNASIMNSGYRKEVLNLLMRPYDDEEYKKLWKDIKMPCSSINRRGTSLLSLHKGVNREIKRTNHDKDKKLNIMRGFFFWLEHLTREDAFMPWEDTECLRTMPGSS; encoded by the exons ATGGGGAAAGCTGGAATGCAGGATTGGGATCTAATGTATGATTTATGTTGtctaaataaaaagaagaagaagcatGATAGGGAAGGTACTGGGCTTGGTGATCATAAAGCACTGGAAAGATGTGTTCTTGTGGATCAAGATAATGCCAAGTTATCAACAAAGGAGGCTGACGTGGGAGCTGCCTATAATCGGGAGAATTCTAGTTGTAGTGATGTTGAAGCTGACCCACAATATATGACTTTCTTGGCTAATGCTAAGCCAGATGGAACGTCATATGTTCTTAAAGCTAGTGATCAGAATGGGTTGCCCGTGTTCCTGAAGTATGAGAAAGGGGACGGATCTGATGATGAGCACGAATATGATGGAGTTGAAAAGGATCAGAATAGCGTTAGGGAAAAGTACAAATTAGGGAGTTCAAAAGCTCTAAACACTTCTGCGAGAAAGAATAGAAATACCTCCGTAGTTGAGAAGCAGAATATGAAAGATGAGATTTTGAGTCAGAAGCAAAGGAGGGAAGATAGGGATTTAGTTAACAGAAAGCACAGTACTGATGTGAAGATTGTACCTGGTAAGGAGCAGAAGACACAGAATGGTAGCAAATTCATGGACGTGAGAATAAAGACAGAACCAAATGAAGATTCTGATT CTCTCAAGGAGGAGATCCCCCAAAGTGAAGTAGAAATTGTTCAGAACGTTGATGCAGAGTTAGGCATGGGCAGTAGCTCTAACCCCTTTGTATTTCCAGTGGAACATTGCGAGAAT CTGGAGGATCCCAGTCAGCCTATCAGCAACCCAAATGCGTCAATTATGAATTCTGGCTACAGGAAGGAGGTTCTGAATTTATTGATGAGACCCTATGATGATGAGGAGTATAAGAAGCTTTGGAAAGATATTAAGATGCCATGTAGCTCAATAAATAGACGTGGAACATCCCTTCTATCACTCCATAAAG GTGTCAATCGGGAAATCAAAAGGACCAATCATGACAAAGATAAAAAGTTGAACATTATGCGTGGGTTTTTCTTTTGGTTAGAG CATCTAACTCGGGAAGATGCGTTCATGCCTTGGGAGGATACAGAATGTCTTCGAACAATGCCTGGATCTTCCTAG
- the LOC104100723 gene encoding uncharacterized protein isoform X1 — protein MGKAGMQDWDLMYDLCCLNKKKKKHDREGTGLGDHKALERCVLVDQDNAKLSTKEADVGAAYNRENSSCSDVEADPQYMTFLANAKPDGTSYVLKASDQNGLPVFLKYEKGDGSDDEHEYDGVEKDQNSVREKYKLGSSKALNTSARKNRNTSVVEKQNMKDEILSQKQRREDRDLVNRKHSTDVKIVPGKEQKTQNGSKFMDVRIKTEPNEDSDSLKEEIPQSEVEIVQNVDAELGMGSSSNPFVFPVEHCENLEDPSQPISNPNASIMNSGYRKEVLNLLMRPYDDEEYKKLWKDIKMPCSSINRRGTSLLSLHKGVNREIKRTNHDKDKKLNIMRGFFFWLEVRATSSWMSLHLTREDAFMPWEDTECLRTMPGSS, from the exons ATGGGGAAAGCTGGAATGCAGGATTGGGATCTAATGTATGATTTATGTTGtctaaataaaaagaagaagaagcatGATAGGGAAGGTACTGGGCTTGGTGATCATAAAGCACTGGAAAGATGTGTTCTTGTGGATCAAGATAATGCCAAGTTATCAACAAAGGAGGCTGACGTGGGAGCTGCCTATAATCGGGAGAATTCTAGTTGTAGTGATGTTGAAGCTGACCCACAATATATGACTTTCTTGGCTAATGCTAAGCCAGATGGAACGTCATATGTTCTTAAAGCTAGTGATCAGAATGGGTTGCCCGTGTTCCTGAAGTATGAGAAAGGGGACGGATCTGATGATGAGCACGAATATGATGGAGTTGAAAAGGATCAGAATAGCGTTAGGGAAAAGTACAAATTAGGGAGTTCAAAAGCTCTAAACACTTCTGCGAGAAAGAATAGAAATACCTCCGTAGTTGAGAAGCAGAATATGAAAGATGAGATTTTGAGTCAGAAGCAAAGGAGGGAAGATAGGGATTTAGTTAACAGAAAGCACAGTACTGATGTGAAGATTGTACCTGGTAAGGAGCAGAAGACACAGAATGGTAGCAAATTCATGGACGTGAGAATAAAGACAGAACCAAATGAAGATTCTGATT CTCTCAAGGAGGAGATCCCCCAAAGTGAAGTAGAAATTGTTCAGAACGTTGATGCAGAGTTAGGCATGGGCAGTAGCTCTAACCCCTTTGTATTTCCAGTGGAACATTGCGAGAAT CTGGAGGATCCCAGTCAGCCTATCAGCAACCCAAATGCGTCAATTATGAATTCTGGCTACAGGAAGGAGGTTCTGAATTTATTGATGAGACCCTATGATGATGAGGAGTATAAGAAGCTTTGGAAAGATATTAAGATGCCATGTAGCTCAATAAATAGACGTGGAACATCCCTTCTATCACTCCATAAAG GTGTCAATCGGGAAATCAAAAGGACCAATCATGACAAAGATAAAAAGTTGAACATTATGCGTGGGTTTTTCTTTTGGTTAGAGGTGAGGGCTACCTCTTCTTGGATGTCCTTG CATCTAACTCGGGAAGATGCGTTCATGCCTTGGGAGGATACAGAATGTCTTCGAACAATGCCTGGATCTTCCTAG